From one Caldithrix abyssi DSM 13497 genomic stretch:
- a CDS encoding xanthine dehydrogenase family protein molybdopterin-binding subunit: MAENKIIKSKYFFEEEEIEQLAEVSTHQYRPWEKNEKLKVVGKGLPRLDGYDKVSGSAVYTFDVILPRMAHAATLRCPHPHARIKSIDTSEAEKLKGVLGILTHENAPRIEWYGRSFLFDPHLRYEGDEVACVVAESERIARQAVRSIKVEYEILPFVVDAQQALQKNAPQLYEDGNLMRGKPSKYERGDLEKGLQEADVVLERRFDTQVVVHNPTEPHVSVVKWDGDHLTIWDSTQGVFSVRSRVASVLGLPESNVRVIKKYMGGGFGAKLEAGKYTVMAALLARQIGRPVRIALDRREMNLAVGNRPDSYQTLKAGVKKDGTLTALYLKSIGSAGAYPAGTGCAWPLRSMYACPNVKVEEYSVYINAGRARAYRAPGHVQGFFALEQLIDELAEKVGMDPLEFRLKNYADKEPNWNIPYTTKLLKEAYLKGAKAIGWERRNKTPGEQPGPVKTGIGMSSQIWWGGGGPPAYANLKLNRDGSVQIIAGSQDLGTGTYTILAQVAAEVLDIPVEKIEVILGDTDVAPYCGSSGGSTTAPSVSPAVRDAAEQMKAKLFSAAAAHLGVPESQLKYAGGKFYSAGEKSASLDIGQLARKMGERVLVTTGRREANPEGYAVNTFGVQFAEVEVDTETGKIRVKKIVAAYDLGRVLNRQMLDNQIHGGIIQGLGYALFEERLIDRNIGKLVNANLHDYKIPTIKDTPEIEIYIVSEGDEKLSNTGVKGVGEPAIIPTPAAIANAVYNAIGVRMTSLPMTPDKVLMALQS; the protein is encoded by the coding sequence ATGGCTGAGAATAAAATCATCAAATCAAAATATTTTTTTGAAGAAGAAGAAATCGAGCAATTAGCTGAGGTTTCCACGCATCAATATCGACCATGGGAGAAGAATGAAAAACTAAAAGTTGTCGGGAAGGGGCTGCCCCGTCTGGACGGCTACGATAAAGTGAGCGGTAGCGCGGTTTACACATTTGACGTTATTTTGCCGCGTATGGCTCACGCCGCAACCCTTCGCTGTCCGCATCCCCATGCGCGTATTAAATCCATTGATACCAGTGAAGCAGAAAAACTGAAAGGTGTGCTGGGGATTTTGACGCATGAGAACGCCCCGCGTATTGAGTGGTACGGTCGTTCGTTTTTGTTTGATCCGCATCTGCGTTATGAAGGAGATGAAGTGGCGTGTGTGGTGGCCGAAAGCGAACGCATCGCCAGGCAGGCCGTGCGGTCCATTAAGGTTGAATACGAAATTTTGCCTTTTGTGGTTGATGCGCAGCAGGCCCTGCAAAAAAACGCGCCCCAATTATATGAAGACGGAAATCTGATGAGAGGGAAACCTTCTAAATATGAACGCGGCGATCTGGAAAAGGGCTTGCAGGAGGCAGATGTTGTATTAGAAAGAAGATTTGATACCCAGGTGGTTGTTCACAATCCCACAGAGCCCCACGTTAGTGTGGTAAAGTGGGATGGCGATCATTTAACAATCTGGGATTCCACCCAGGGCGTGTTTAGCGTACGCAGTCGGGTCGCTTCGGTGTTGGGCCTGCCGGAAAGCAATGTGCGTGTGATTAAAAAATACATGGGCGGCGGATTTGGCGCCAAACTGGAAGCCGGCAAATACACGGTCATGGCCGCCCTCTTAGCCAGACAAATAGGCCGGCCGGTGCGCATCGCATTAGATCGGCGAGAAATGAACCTGGCAGTGGGCAATCGTCCGGATTCATATCAAACTCTAAAAGCGGGCGTCAAAAAAGACGGCACGCTTACCGCGTTGTATTTAAAATCCATCGGTTCGGCCGGAGCATATCCGGCGGGAACAGGCTGTGCATGGCCATTACGCAGCATGTACGCCTGCCCCAATGTAAAAGTAGAAGAGTATTCGGTTTACATTAACGCCGGTCGGGCAAGGGCATATCGTGCGCCCGGACATGTACAGGGTTTTTTCGCGCTGGAGCAACTAATCGATGAGCTGGCCGAAAAGGTGGGAATGGATCCGCTGGAATTTCGATTAAAGAATTACGCCGATAAAGAACCCAACTGGAACATCCCCTATACCACCAAGCTGCTTAAAGAAGCTTATTTAAAAGGAGCAAAAGCCATCGGCTGGGAGCGACGCAATAAAACGCCCGGTGAGCAGCCGGGCCCTGTTAAAACCGGAATTGGCATGTCTTCACAAATCTGGTGGGGCGGCGGCGGACCGCCGGCTTACGCCAACTTAAAACTCAACCGCGACGGCAGCGTTCAGATTATTGCCGGCAGCCAGGATCTGGGCACGGGCACGTACACCATTCTGGCTCAGGTGGCGGCCGAAGTGCTCGATATTCCTGTGGAAAAAATCGAAGTCATTCTGGGCGATACAGACGTGGCTCCCTACTGCGGTTCCAGCGGCGGCAGCACCACGGCGCCCTCCGTTTCGCCGGCGGTGCGCGATGCGGCCGAGCAGATGAAAGCAAAATTGTTCTCTGCCGCTGCGGCTCATCTGGGCGTGCCAGAAAGCCAATTGAAGTATGCCGGCGGAAAATTTTACAGCGCTGGCGAAAAAAGCGCGTCCTTGGATATCGGCCAGCTGGCGCGAAAAATGGGCGAGCGCGTACTGGTGACCACCGGCCGACGCGAGGCCAATCCGGAGGGTTACGCCGTCAACACCTTTGGCGTTCAGTTTGCCGAGGTAGAAGTGGACACCGAAACAGGTAAAATCCGCGTGAAAAAAATCGTGGCCGCTTATGATCTGGGTCGCGTTTTAAATCGGCAAATGCTGGATAATCAGATTCACGGCGGTATTATTCAGGGGTTGGGTTACGCCCTGTTCGAAGAACGCCTGATCGACCGCAACATCGGAAAGTTGGTTAACGCCAATTTGCACGACTACAAAATTCCAACCATCAAAGATACGCCGGAGATCGAAATTTACATTGTTAGCGAAGGCGATGAGAAATTGAGCAATACCGGCGTTAAAGGGGTGGGCGAACCGGCGATAATTCCAACGCCGGCGGCCATTGCCAATGCCGTTTACAATGCGATTGGCGTACGAATGACCAGTTTGCCCATGACGCCCGATAAAGTGTTAATGGCTTTACAAAGTTAA
- a CDS encoding (2Fe-2S)-binding protein has translation MSEQSKKSSLSRRQFLKGVGTGVAGSIAASKIARALPLEELEKASPPPGQVLITLKVNGREKRFHVEPQTTLVEVLRERLQLTGTKVVCNHGECGACTVLLDGKAVYSCHMLAIDAQGKEITTIEGLLSGEELHPLQKAFVKKDGYQCGFCTPGQVMAARALLLKKPNPSREDVLEGMSGNLCRCAAYPKIIDSVLEAAKIK, from the coding sequence ATGTCAGAACAGAGTAAAAAATCTTCCCTTTCCCGACGCCAGTTTTTAAAGGGCGTGGGGACAGGCGTTGCCGGAAGCATAGCCGCCAGTAAAATTGCCAGGGCTTTACCTCTTGAAGAGCTGGAAAAAGCCAGCCCGCCTCCTGGACAGGTGCTAATTACCTTAAAGGTTAATGGACGTGAAAAGAGGTTTCATGTGGAGCCGCAAACAACGCTTGTCGAGGTATTGCGAGAACGATTACAGTTAACGGGGACAAAAGTCGTTTGCAATCATGGCGAGTGCGGCGCCTGTACGGTTTTGCTCGATGGCAAGGCGGTTTATTCCTGCCACATGCTGGCAATTGACGCACAGGGGAAAGAGATTACCACCATCGAAGGACTGCTGAGCGGAGAAGAGTTGCATCCCCTGCAAAAGGCATTTGTTAAAAAGGATGGCTATCAGTGTGGATTTTGTACGCCGGGCCAGGTGATGGCCGCCCGGGCGCTACTTCTTAAAAAGCCGAATCCTTCCAGAGAAGACGTTCTGGAAGGGATGTCCGGCAATCTCTGTCGTTGCGCCGCCTATCCTAAAATCATCGATTCCGTACTCGAAGCGGCGAAAATTAAGTAA
- a CDS encoding XdhC family protein: MKEIYQKLAEAIEQNRSGVLLTVIDVKGSSPGKMGGKMLVFEDGEHFGTVGGGQIEYLAIQEALDNMSRNAAWRNSYVLSEDAGMLCGGKVEILYEPFGLKEKLIIFGAGHVGSALADLAPKANFFTTVVDNRPEYARQERLPAAHRVLCGDYPQVFEELRFDENTYIMVMTHGHGFDQIIADYCLKQPFKYLGVIGSRKKARTFFKELTEAGHTQEEIARVFMPVGFDIGAETPFEIAISIMAELIAVRYEKPLEGRSLKKLVAKKE, from the coding sequence ATGAAAGAGATTTACCAGAAACTGGCCGAGGCCATTGAACAGAACCGCAGCGGCGTGTTGTTGACGGTTATTGATGTTAAAGGCTCTTCCCCTGGCAAGATGGGCGGCAAGATGCTTGTTTTTGAAGATGGCGAGCATTTTGGCACGGTAGGCGGAGGGCAAATTGAATATTTAGCCATTCAGGAAGCGCTGGACAACATGAGCCGCAACGCGGCCTGGCGCAACAGTTATGTGTTAAGCGAAGACGCAGGCATGTTGTGCGGCGGAAAAGTGGAAATTTTGTACGAACCGTTCGGGCTAAAAGAAAAGCTGATCATTTTCGGAGCCGGACACGTGGGTAGCGCCCTGGCCGATCTGGCGCCGAAAGCCAACTTTTTCACCACAGTGGTGGATAACCGTCCTGAGTACGCTCGCCAAGAACGTTTACCCGCCGCGCATCGTGTGCTGTGCGGCGACTATCCGCAAGTTTTTGAGGAATTGCGCTTCGATGAAAACACCTACATCATGGTAATGACACACGGCCACGGCTTTGATCAAATCATTGCCGATTACTGCTTAAAACAACCGTTTAAGTATCTTGGCGTAATTGGCAGCCGTAAAAAGGCCCGAACGTTTTTCAAAGAACTAACAGAAGCGGGTCATACGCAAGAGGAAATTGCACGCGTGTTTATGCCGGTCGGTTTTGACATCGGGGCGGAAACGCCCTTTGAGATTGCCATCAGCATCATGGCCGAATTGATTGCCGTGCGCTACGAAAAACCGCTGGAAGGCCGATCGCTTAAAAAACTTGTAGCAAAGAAAGAGTAA
- a CDS encoding C25 family cysteine peptidase, producing the protein MRYSILILLTAFSLLIGQSVEIRHSYFNVEITQEGAYHHINYKGVFNGASLKNDAGNPDLPFYVKRILLEPGQEIASFSINKVETAALDGDFKVFPKQPLWSSEQNPAFTPPNPTVYNSEEPFPARVVEYLGTQLFHGRSIAHFAIYPYQYRPAQQKLIFIQQVNFTYTTRAMEKAVVQPTIAQDANVVDKLLNDSPTNLLAAKFSLPASTDQIDLDLLSSGLIDRYVIITTDSLASAFEPLAEWKTQRGVPAVIRTMSWIRENFPDGVDDAERMRSFIRWAYAKRGTRYVLLGGDTEIVPTRFIHTGNFTFPTDYYFADLDGTWNGDQDDTFGEAKDAVEGYPEVYVARIPVLSGKEVNLFVKKLFEYEKLENIDAETFPASILYLAGDLQRENDSRDQLILKHIDPLIPAEFQRTMISQSEHTGSRPDVPLRELNKSYGLIFSEGHGLYFTYRPGARGSDLYNYHLNELRTPDPAIWYMASCYTNDISKRCFGEDYLLSPKGGGVAYIGNSSWEYPFSGIYLQKEFFNLVFYEGFYHLSEAHYLSRLPYLGYLNFEGPSRIIVYSTIVLGDPEMPVWTAKTRTFNLRDSLMVTQAERYLQVNLTRNDSTNLPVANALIVLYKKDALYKMARTDNMGVARLDLNGVVLDSVTLTAWARNYKPQQKTIDLSADESFTFKLHDPTFEQVSGNNNNQCEPGEIFRLKLNLKNTGSSAWLVNTRIHINERSNLCQLSDTLQILNSAVLPGDTLKAQPVELQIASGIQTDTTVFMEIAVEPVRGKKMTVVLPFNIYVPRLKINKLTFSTLADSGEFNTSIVALELFNQGKGKAWQIFGRITTADSLAQIEEDRFYLDGLAPNSAHLVEHAFVVKHKAALTQASFNLILSDASGNTWRQKLDFNPPQKVETVSFRPAAADGILLSWPAAPDSDVAGYLIYRSATKNGPFELVTPTPVLNAGYFVDHTTDPASNYFYTIQVVDSSGNYSAFSDTIQTWSALPFQAGFPVRPSVRAIGSEVNGVVAYDLNGDRRKELIVSGGNGQLHVYDWQGGLLFSVEGLEGDLTVPAIGQVTGDAQVEIVVAGSKEGLTLNNVYVIDSKNGQLLASANLHYNVPSSAVLADLDADGYDEILLLTHGNNAPEPPQNSRIFIFTDSSGVLTGFKDWPDDGYALVGSASVGNLAAADLDQSGQLSVVVPTVESKLYCFKPDSAVEPRWIKTMPNPLEAPVSLADLDLDGFVEIIVPVIKSDLLYVLKHDGSEYAGWENGQPCNVTNPYWHVSPAIVGNVDEDPELEIVYVGRDAIYLYEHDGRLKADYPIAINNGDDFFDNNWEVLPPYNSPILADVNQDGAQDIIYLDAYGYIHAFSSLSGQEVGGFPLYIKNSFIKGQSPAIDDLDGDGDLDILMANHEGVLLVWDAPQKYDETTTIMWNQPFANVQHSGLYTPLRLEIISGLADEKPSIPQEFFLKPNYPNPFNPQTAIVFGLRQTAQIRLTIYNILGQKIAELGQDQSFGPGVHKLIWNGKNALQQEMASGVYFYRLTVRDPASGKILFTKVNKMIKLK; encoded by the coding sequence ATGAGATATTCTATTTTAATACTTCTTACCGCTTTTTCGCTTTTAATCGGCCAGAGTGTAGAGATACGCCATTCCTATTTTAATGTTGAAATTACACAGGAAGGGGCATATCATCACATAAATTATAAAGGCGTTTTTAACGGCGCCTCGTTAAAAAACGATGCCGGAAATCCTGATCTGCCTTTTTACGTCAAACGAATACTACTTGAACCCGGACAGGAGATCGCTTCCTTTTCCATTAATAAAGTTGAAACAGCGGCGCTGGACGGTGATTTTAAGGTTTTCCCCAAACAGCCGCTATGGAGCTCTGAACAAAACCCTGCTTTTACGCCGCCCAACCCAACCGTTTACAACAGCGAAGAGCCTTTCCCTGCCAGAGTTGTTGAATACCTGGGGACGCAGCTCTTTCATGGGCGATCCATTGCCCATTTTGCCATTTATCCTTACCAGTATCGGCCCGCCCAACAAAAGCTCATCTTTATCCAGCAAGTAAATTTTACTTACACTACCAGAGCGATGGAAAAAGCCGTTGTTCAGCCGACCATCGCGCAGGATGCCAATGTGGTTGACAAACTGCTAAACGATTCGCCGACCAATCTTCTGGCCGCTAAATTTTCTCTGCCGGCGAGTACAGACCAAATTGATCTTGATCTGCTGTCCAGCGGCCTGATCGATCGCTATGTGATTATCACCACCGATTCCCTTGCTTCCGCTTTTGAGCCGCTGGCGGAGTGGAAAACACAGCGCGGCGTTCCGGCCGTTATTCGCACCATGAGCTGGATCAGGGAGAACTTCCCCGACGGCGTGGACGATGCAGAGCGCATGCGCAGTTTCATCCGCTGGGCCTATGCCAAACGAGGCACGCGCTACGTCCTTCTGGGTGGCGATACGGAAATCGTTCCCACACGATTCATCCACACCGGTAATTTTACCTTTCCCACTGATTATTATTTTGCCGACCTGGACGGCACATGGAACGGCGATCAGGACGATACGTTTGGTGAAGCAAAAGACGCCGTGGAAGGCTATCCCGAAGTTTACGTGGCCCGCATTCCTGTTTTAAGCGGCAAAGAAGTGAATCTGTTCGTGAAAAAGCTTTTTGAATATGAGAAACTGGAAAACATCGATGCCGAAACCTTTCCGGCCTCCATTCTGTACCTGGCCGGCGATTTGCAAAGAGAAAACGACAGCCGCGATCAATTGATCTTGAAACACATCGATCCGCTTATTCCCGCCGAGTTTCAACGAACGATGATTAGCCAGTCCGAGCACACCGGCAGCAGGCCCGACGTGCCCTTACGCGAGCTGAACAAAAGTTACGGTCTTATCTTTTCCGAAGGGCACGGTTTGTATTTTACCTATCGCCCCGGAGCCCGCGGTTCCGATCTTTACAATTACCATTTGAATGAACTAAGAACGCCCGATCCGGCCATCTGGTACATGGCCAGTTGTTACACCAACGACATTAGCAAGCGCTGTTTTGGCGAAGATTATCTTTTAAGTCCCAAAGGCGGGGGCGTAGCCTACATCGGCAATTCAAGCTGGGAATATCCCTTTAGCGGCATCTACCTGCAAAAGGAATTTTTTAATCTCGTTTTTTACGAAGGGTTTTATCATCTTTCCGAGGCGCACTATCTTTCCCGTCTTCCTTACCTGGGCTATCTCAATTTTGAAGGGCCTTCACGGATCATTGTTTACTCGACCATCGTGCTGGGCGACCCGGAAATGCCCGTATGGACGGCTAAAACGCGCACTTTTAATTTACGCGATTCCTTAATGGTAACGCAGGCCGAACGCTATTTACAGGTTAACCTGACGCGCAATGATTCCACTAACCTGCCCGTGGCCAACGCTCTGATTGTGCTTTACAAAAAAGACGCCCTTTACAAAATGGCGCGTACGGATAATATGGGTGTTGCCCGCTTAGACCTGAACGGCGTTGTTCTGGATAGCGTTACCTTAACCGCCTGGGCCAGAAATTATAAACCCCAACAGAAAACGATCGATTTGAGCGCCGACGAATCGTTTACATTTAAACTTCACGATCCAACATTTGAACAAGTAAGCGGCAACAACAACAATCAATGCGAGCCCGGCGAAATATTTCGCTTAAAATTAAACCTAAAAAACACAGGCTCTTCCGCCTGGTTAGTTAATACAAGAATTCACATCAACGAACGCAGCAATTTGTGTCAGCTATCCGATACGCTACAAATTTTAAACAGCGCCGTTTTGCCCGGCGATACGCTAAAGGCGCAACCCGTTGAACTGCAAATTGCTTCCGGCATTCAAACCGACACAACCGTGTTTATGGAAATTGCCGTGGAGCCCGTTCGGGGGAAGAAAATGACCGTCGTTTTACCGTTCAATATTTACGTTCCGCGCCTGAAAATCAACAAACTCACGTTTTCTACTTTAGCCGACTCCGGAGAATTTAACACTTCCATTGTTGCTCTGGAACTCTTTAACCAGGGTAAGGGAAAGGCCTGGCAAATTTTCGGAAGAATTACCACCGCCGATTCTCTGGCGCAAATCGAAGAAGACCGCTTTTATCTGGATGGTCTGGCGCCCAACAGCGCGCATCTGGTGGAACATGCTTTTGTCGTAAAACATAAAGCGGCGCTTACGCAAGCTTCATTTAATCTTATTTTAAGCGACGCCAGCGGCAACACATGGCGGCAGAAGCTGGACTTTAATCCGCCGCAAAAGGTAGAAACGGTTTCCTTTCGTCCGGCTGCCGCAGATGGCATTTTGTTAAGCTGGCCAGCAGCGCCGGATTCTGATGTGGCCGGCTATTTAATCTATCGTTCAGCGACAAAAAACGGGCCTTTTGAACTGGTAACGCCAACGCCCGTTTTGAATGCCGGTTATTTTGTGGATCACACCACCGATCCTGCATCAAACTATTTTTACACCATTCAGGTTGTAGACAGCAGCGGCAATTACAGCGCTTTTAGCGATACCATCCAGACCTGGAGCGCGCTGCCTTTTCAGGCGGGCTTTCCCGTGCGGCCCAGCGTCCGGGCCATCGGTTCAGAAGTAAACGGTGTGGTTGCCTACGATTTGAACGGCGACCGCCGCAAGGAACTCATCGTTTCCGGCGGTAATGGCCAACTTCATGTTTACGACTGGCAGGGCGGTCTATTGTTTAGCGTAGAAGGCCTGGAAGGCGACTTAACCGTTCCGGCCATCGGACAGGTGACCGGCGACGCGCAGGTTGAAATTGTCGTGGCCGGCTCCAAAGAAGGCCTTACTCTTAACAATGTGTACGTTATCGACTCGAAAAACGGACAGCTTCTGGCCAGCGCCAATCTGCATTACAATGTACCGTCCTCTGCCGTGCTGGCCGATCTTGACGCCGACGGCTACGACGAAATCCTGCTTCTCACGCACGGCAACAATGCGCCCGAACCGCCTCAAAACAGCCGCATTTTTATTTTTACCGACAGCAGCGGCGTGCTGACCGGTTTTAAAGACTGGCCAGACGATGGCTACGCGCTGGTCGGTTCCGCTTCGGTCGGCAACCTGGCCGCAGCCGATCTGGATCAAAGCGGGCAGCTTTCCGTTGTTGTCCCTACCGTCGAGAGCAAACTGTACTGCTTTAAGCCGGACAGCGCTGTGGAGCCGCGCTGGATCAAAACCATGCCCAACCCTCTGGAAGCGCCCGTCAGTCTGGCCGATCTGGACCTGGACGGGTTCGTTGAAATCATTGTGCCGGTCATTAAATCCGACCTGCTCTATGTTTTAAAACACGACGGATCGGAATACGCGGGATGGGAAAACGGCCAGCCCTGCAACGTAACCAATCCTTACTGGCATGTTTCGCCGGCCATTGTGGGCAATGTGGACGAAGACCCCGAGCTGGAAATTGTTTATGTGGGGCGCGACGCCATCTATCTTTACGAGCACGACGGCAGGCTGAAAGCCGACTACCCGATCGCTATTAATAACGGCGATGATTTTTTCGACAACAACTGGGAAGTGCTGCCGCCTTACAATTCGCCCATCCTGGCCGACGTCAACCAGGACGGCGCGCAGGACATTATTTACCTTGACGCGTATGGCTATATTCACGCCTTTAGCTCCCTTTCTGGCCAGGAAGTGGGAGGGTTTCCGTTATACATTAAAAACAGCTTCATTAAGGGGCAGTCTCCTGCAATTGATGATCTGGACGGCGACGGCGACCTTGATATTTTAATGGCCAACCACGAAGGCGTTTTGCTGGTGTGGGATGCCCCGCAAAAATACGATGAAACAACCACCATTATGTGGAATCAACCCTTTGCCAATGTTCAACACAGCGGACTTTACACGCCTCTGCGCCTTGAAATAATAAGCGGTTTGGCAGATGAAAAGCCGAGCATACCGCAGGAATTTTTCCTTAAACCCAATTACCCCAACCCCTTCAATCCGCAAACCGCCATTGTTTTTGGTTTAAGGCAAACGGCGCAAATTCGTTTAACCATCTACAATATTTTAGGGCAAAAAATTGCCGAACTGGGGCAAGACCAGAGCTTTGGCCCGGGCGTGCACAAGCTGATCTGGAACGGTAAAAACGCCCTGCAGCAGGAAATGGCCTCGGGCGTCTACTTTTACCGACTGACGGTCAGGGATCCCGCCTCCGGGAAAATCTTGTTTACCAAAGTGAACAAGATGATTAAGTTAAAATGA
- a CDS encoding FAD binding domain-containing protein: MMMKPFVYQQPKDIKQASALAGQGWQKAILFAGGTDVLGLLKDGVETPEALVNLKSVDGLQGIEFSKEKGLTIGALVTVAEIAEHPDIKRYFPALAQAAAETASPQLRNMGTVGGNLCQRPRCWYFRGDFDCLRKGGDECFAVDGENKYHCVIGGGPCFIVHPSDLAVALLALDAELTIVSQKGSKTVPVAKFFVLPEDDPYRENILFPGEIVTKIHVPFAGEEQVSGYLKFKERDVWDFAVVSVAASLKIKNSKIVEGKIAFGGVAPKPWEEKELNERLRGLEVSEQNLKMLKSLALKDAEPMQQNAYKVPLARNLLGRLLLQLSG; this comes from the coding sequence ATGATGATGAAACCTTTTGTCTATCAACAACCGAAAGATATAAAGCAGGCCAGCGCTCTGGCCGGGCAGGGCTGGCAAAAAGCCATTTTGTTTGCCGGCGGTACGGATGTACTTGGCCTTTTAAAAGATGGGGTTGAAACGCCGGAAGCCCTGGTTAATCTTAAATCTGTGGACGGTTTGCAGGGCATTGAATTTTCAAAAGAAAAAGGATTAACCATCGGGGCGCTTGTAACCGTTGCCGAAATTGCAGAGCATCCAGACATTAAGAGATATTTTCCAGCGCTGGCTCAGGCGGCGGCCGAAACTGCGTCGCCTCAACTGCGGAACATGGGCACGGTCGGCGGCAATTTGTGTCAGCGTCCGCGCTGCTGGTATTTCCGCGGCGACTTTGATTGCCTGCGCAAAGGCGGAGATGAATGCTTTGCCGTGGACGGGGAAAATAAATACCATTGTGTGATTGGCGGCGGCCCCTGTTTTATCGTGCATCCTTCGGACCTGGCCGTGGCCTTATTGGCCCTGGACGCAGAGCTGACTATCGTTTCACAAAAAGGCAGTAAAACGGTGCCCGTTGCCAAATTTTTTGTGCTGCCGGAAGATGATCCCTACCGCGAAAACATTCTATTCCCCGGAGAGATTGTCACAAAAATTCATGTGCCCTTTGCAGGGGAAGAGCAGGTGAGCGGCTATTTAAAATTTAAAGAACGCGATGTGTGGGATTTTGCCGTGGTCAGCGTGGCCGCAAGCCTAAAGATTAAAAATTCAAAAATTGTTGAGGGGAAGATCGCCTTTGGCGGTGTGGCTCCCAAACCCTGGGAAGAAAAAGAGTTGAATGAGCGGCTACGGGGACTCGAAGTTTCAGAACAAAACCTAAAAATGCTGAAAAGCCTGGCTTTAAAAGACGCTGAGCCTATGCAACAAAATGCTTACAAGGTGCCTCTGGCCCGCAATCTGCTTGGACGGTTACTCCTGCAATTGAGCGGCTGA